A segment of the Coffea arabica cultivar ET-39 chromosome 8c, Coffea Arabica ET-39 HiFi, whole genome shotgun sequence genome:
acattaaatatttcaaaaaattttatagtaaaaattttttcatatacactgctacagtaaaatttttcaaaaaactctcaaaaacaactaattaaaATGGAGCCTACACAAACATGTAGACTACGAGACTAATTCCCATCCTAGCTAATGAAAGTGGAACTCTCTTTCGTGCATCTTAGTTGATTATGATGTTTATCCATTTGTACATTTTGATAATGACTCGTCAAAAGCCATGGGCCAAAAGTTCCCACCTGGAATAAATCCGAAGGGCCGATCCAGACAAGACTAAAGAATCTCGACAAGAATCGGATCACAATTCCTAATTAACAAttgcttttttctttaaaaaaaaaaaagaaggggaaaGGGGAGGCGGATTAGGAGGACATGTATGCTGTAAACTAGTGAACCCTCCAAAAGGAAAATTTGGTACCCTCCTTAACTTCTGCAAAGAAAATTTTCGTACCCTCATGACAGCAAAAACTGAAATCAGAAAGAAAAACATTGGCCTACTAGTGACTCCTCGGTCTAACCCCTGCTGGATTTAGGAAGACAAACAGGAGGTGGAAATGAGAAGTGACAGCTGCATTGGAAGACATTTTCACCCTTACAAAACATCAAATATTTCCAAAGaagacatttgagataaatgCCAGGACCTAAAAAGAGACAGCTAAAGCCATAAGGGCAAATGCAGAAAACTTGAAAGCAGCATAGATGCGAATTCCAGAGGAGTTGTAAAGGCTACCCCAGAAGTCCAAAATCCAAACTTAAGCAAGACAGTATAGATGCACAATACCAAAGACAGCTCCCTACTTTCTAGGCAAGGTGATCCGCTCTGGGGTCTTCAACAATCGCACAAAACAATATTTGCGATAATACACCGAAGATAGACACTAAAACAACAAATATAAACGTAAAACACTATAACAACAAATATAAACGTAAACCAAAACAATAACTTTTAAAACACATTTAATTTTATCCCAATCACTTAATTTCATTAAACCAATTTGAAAACAATCCGTCTCGAACCATTACTCTAGTTATCAAAAACAACCTGGATTTGGATGAACCCGTATTTGGAGCGATATACTCGGAACTTCTTAATCTGTTCAGGTCAAAAAGCTGCAAATTGTAATTTCATTTTGGGCACAGGTCGCCCCTGGGCGGATGTCCGCCCATGACCAGGTATCATGCCCACGGCTCAACTGAAGATGGTGGCAGTCCGTAGGCACACAGATTCATAGGTCCTCTAAAACAGGAATAGTAAAgcaactttttttaaaaaataaaaaataaaaaaaaagcaactttaaaaaaaatgaaaaaactaaAACATAACCACTGGCAATCCCATCTTAATTTTTACATTCCTAAAATAAACTTGGCCGAAAGTTATGGAGAGGCTTTTAACCACAGTCAGGCTGCTAAGTCTTCGGGAGGCTGTTTCATGGACATAAAAAACATGAAGCTGCCCGTACACTGAAAGTTCCTAAGAAAGCTTGGCAACAAATGCCACTGCATGGACTAATCGAtacaaacaaaaatcatttggCATAGTTCCAGGATTTGTTGATCCAGAAGCCTAGCATGCATGAGATACAAACAACACTAAGGATTAACATTGCCAAAGATGTAAGATTAGCAAGGACGAATATCTCGGGATGAACGAACACCTAGGATTACTACCGCATGTACCCTCCCCGGCCCCTTCCGCTGGGGTTATACCCCCTTCCCCAGCCATATGGATTCCGATTCATGCCACGTCCAGTGCCATAGCCACCATAAACTGGATAATTTCTCTGCTGAAATTGGCCAAATGTCTGGAGAAACAAGAGCAATAAGTGGTAAAATGACCCCAATATTATGACAAACGATGTAAAACAAATGCAGCGAATAACACACCTCAGTGTCCAGCTTCATTCTGTCAGAAAACCGATTCTGTCCATTCCTACCTCTACGGGAAGTCGTATTGCAAGATATTGAGTCAAAGAAATCATCCTTGTTATATGCAGGCTGCATGAAGTAGCATCAAAATATTACACTGGATGCAAATTAAAAGTCCAGACATTCTGATTTACAACATATGTATAAAAATAAACTTCCacagtataccaattagtcaaAGAAAACCTTCCAACACCTACTTTAGAGTCTGCTTCAGTAGCCAAACCATCACCCTCTTGGTCCCCTGATGTTTGGCAGACAATAGTATCATCATGTAAACTCTCCATGTTGTCCCTGTGCTTAGCTTTTCCAAGATAACCCCATACCTCATCCTTTTTAAACTTCTCATTCATGGCttcaaaatcaaattcttcagTGAACTGCAACAAAATATTTAAAGTGCAAGATTTCAATGACAGTGCAAGTTATAGAAGTCTACAGAAGTTGATCCATCTGAAGAGTAAAGTAATAGATAGcaaaaaattattactttttcCTGCATAATGCTCTTCATTTGAGCAAGACATATGACATTAACCAGATCAAGTTGAATTTACAGACAAGTCTCCAGTACAATATATGTTACCTAGAGCATTAAGTTTATATCCAAGCAGAACAATTTATATCCAAGCAGAACAATCAAGTCCTGCTAAACTTATTTTAGACAAAAACATACATGATTGACATGTAACTTCTATTGGTGTGATGATCAGGTTATAGGctgtttgttttccttttcacctaccacccccctccccccccccccccaacaaaaaaaaaatctgttcttTCATGAGCAGTAAGACAGAAAATGCAGAGAAAACTTGAGTAATGCCTGCCCAGTAGCAATgcataattttcaaatatcattcTTGCTTCACTGGTCTAAAACAAGAGCAGCTGACTTGAAAAGTGCTTGTAGGGCGTGAACATAGACGACATCTCATCTTAGTGCATGTGTTTGTGCATGCATGTATTTGCACGCACAAGTATAACCACAGCACCTTATACTACAAACAAAAGGCAAACTTTGAACTTTAAACCAAAAGGACATACCAAATGGCTGATGCTGGTATATACTGCTAGCTAAATGTAAATCTGTATATGCTAGACATATATGCACCTTATGTGTTTATATCAGTGCAAATATACGTCAAAGCCTTAAAGatcaaattccaaaaaaaaaaatacacccaCTTTGCTACCTGTTACTTGTTTCAAAAGAACTTTTCTAGTGACTCTTACAACATTAGAGAAGAGCATTTTTTACTCTACAGTTAATGTTCTCTCAGACAATAGAAGCTTGATAGGGCCAAGCATTCAACGTTAGGCAATATAACTTAATCGTCTACTATTCTTTCCTTAGTGTAGCACCTGAGCAACTGAATTAACAAAGTATTTCCAACAAAGTCTGCAGCTAGAACCACACCTTCATACTTGCCAAATGTAACCAACAAATAACCAAGCTCTTCAGCCCTTACCCCCGCAAACAGTTGGGcatcaagtcagaaattttctgCTGTTCAAGGGTCATTACAACTGGGAACTATGGTGCCTTACCACTGATTCCCTGTCAATGGCTTGAAAGTTCCTTAGCCCATAGCTCTTGGTTGAAGCTAGTACTTTCCATTCCAGCAATTTTAGATTGATTCCAATTGCAGTCATGGAGGTTGTACTAAGCATTGTTTTAGTGGAGATACTTTCCACAAAGAAAATGACTTCTACTCCACTGTCAACTGTTACCACTCTACTGAGTATGACAAATCCGAATATGTACAATCTAAAGTGCAAGACTTTAGACATTCTAGCTGATATGTGCATCTTCTTCCACAACTTCAAGTAACACCACAAAGTCACAACCAATAGCCGCAGCAACCAAGTAGTCACTACAAAATCTCTCCTACAGCTTAACTTTTCAGAAAAGCAAATCATCAGATTCTCGTAAGGCAACAGACGCAACCACCAGCAATTCAGGGTGGTTGTGCTCGCTTTTGTTACCAGTTATCTTATCCTCCCAAATAACTACTTCAGCTGCACTGTCACTACAACATAACGGTGTAGGTCATGACGGTGAAATTTTACTTACATAGGAAATGAGTTGAGAACTGAAATTTAAATCACTATTGGATGATATTTACAAATCACTATCTGATGATACAAACTACTTCAACTGCACTGTCACCACTTATCCGATGATAAGAACTATTATCTGTGGTCCTGCTTGCTTTTGTTACCAGTTATCTTATCCTCCCAAATAACTACTTACGTCTGCACTGTCACCACTACATAAAGGTCTAGGTCATGACAGTTACATTAAATCACTATCCGATGATAAGAACTACTCTGTCCATCCCATATTTTTACAAATAGTTGCTTTTGGAAGTCCCAATTTTACAAATAGTAGGCTTAATCTTAGAAACTATATTCAGGTTTGGCTTCACATGACAATAGTTAGCAGCAGGACTATGTACTGAGAAATTGGCTGGAACCAAAGGTTGTAATCTCCTTCCCAACGATTGAGTAGGAAATTGGTGCATGCAAAAGAGCTGCTAATGGGCCTAGAATTTTGAAGCTAATTCAAAATTTGCTAGAAGAACATAATATGGAAAAGACAGTGACCAGCTTTGGTAGCAACAAAAACCAATCCAATTAGGAAAGTAGGACGCTAACAATGGTACAAAGGGAGCAATAACCACGGAAAATATCCTACTGGACAGCCTaactttttatttatcaaaatcaGACAGTACTGTGCAGACTTCTGATGCCTTGGCATGAGCTAAAGGGCCCTATACAGGTTATAGAATAGCCTTTATTCTTGTAGCTTTTGCTAAGTGACCTACAATTTGGGAAAAATCCTTCAATAATGATGATGCAGTAAATGGAACTCAAAAAGATAATCCTCAAGGATATCCAtctgcaaatcaagatgaataAATCCACTTTCCAAAGCAAGACAAACATAACTAGTGCAGCAACCAAGCAATTGGCAGACAGATGCATATCGAGCAAGAAGTTGATTCCAACTATATAGATCAGTTTGTCAGCCCTGTTCATGTTGGACTAATCCATACGATATCATGGCAAGCCACAGCCTTGGCAAAATCTTGTTGAAGCTAAATATGACAACAATAACCAAAACACAACAATGCAATACTGTCAACAATATCACATCAGCAGATCTTGTTGAAGCTAAATATGACAACAATAACCAAAACACAACAATGCAATATTGTCAACAATATCACATCAGTAGATCAAGGACACTACTTTGCAAAGAACAATAGCAGCAAGAACAATTAATTAATTCATTCTTAGCtctagtttttcatttgatttctTACCTATagacgcacacacacacacacacacatatagacatacatatacataaatatatatatctgtacattatgtatgtatgtatgtacacACACACGTATACATCTCAACATGTCGCTATATGCATACAAGCATGTGCCCTGTGTACACATGACAGACAAGGGAACAGACAAATATTCCTATGATAGATTAGACCATTTCTAGACATGGCATTAATCTCTATGCCCAAGAGGTAGTCAATGGCATAGGTTCAGGGATGTGTTGAAATCTTTTTCAAGACTTCCATCAAAAGACAAATCAGCTATAGTTTCTTGATATCTCAAATATTTTCTCTGATAAAAGGGCAGCGTCCATGCAAATTCTAGTAGATAAGCATTCAAAGTTCTAAAACATAACTGCATTTCAAAAAAGACAATCCATTAACCTTACAGATCAAATTATCTTTGGGAAGTGAGGAGAAACATGGATGTATTGATACCTTTAACTCAGGATAAACTAGCAGCTTGTTTGGAAAAGTAATTCATGGTCTAATATACTTAACTGCACTCAAATCTACTTAATTGAAGACATCAAAGAATTACAGGAAACAAAATGAAGCAAGACCAAACAATGACTAACGTATGCATGATTAAAAGGAACGACTTTTTAATGTGTAAGGTCTGGCAAACTTAAACCCTCAAAACTGGTTACTGCAACACAACAGAAGAACTAGATGAGAATAATTAAGACAAACAAGCAAATGACCATCATAATCATGACTTTTGGTGACATTAAAAACATAACTTTCAATTTAGAATTATCGTGACACTACCTCTTGCCTAGGTTGTTGTAATGGCAACAGTGGTGCTTGAGTTGCTGCAGGAGTTATGGAGGATAAGGAATTGGAGGACACTGAATTAAGAGCACTCGTGTCCTTCTGAACAGGGAATACGCTCTGAGTAGTAGCAATTTCAGCCACTCTTGGCTGTGAAAACTGATCTGGAGTAAGCAAAATTGATGATTGCTTCAGTAAGGGCCCAAACGAAGATGCAGCAGAGGATACAGACACAGCAGGATTTTTTCCAGGGTCAGAGACCACCATACCAATGTTTGTTGCTTCATTATTATTCACATTTTGAACCAACGACGGCACTGAAGACATATTTAAAGTATTAGCATTCAGCATGCCAGGGGGAAAGGACAGAGCTGAATTTGTGGGCAATGATGGTAAGTTCATTGGCTGCATAGAAAGCTGCTCAGGCGTAAGAGAGGATACAGTATTTGGAAGTGTCACATTTGAAGCAATAAGAGAGGGAACCAAAGGAGGAGAAAAGGGTGAGTT
Coding sequences within it:
- the LOC113707378 gene encoding protein decapping 5 isoform X2 — translated: MAKESSDGKTATAPPPASSSAADSYIGSFISLTSKYEIRYEGVLYYLNPQDSTLGLKNVKSYGTEGRKKDGPQIPPSDKVYEYILFRGSDIKDLQVKSSPPAHVDEPIHNDPAIIQSQFATGPSSSAKPVPASSGSLTNYSPYMEAAAPNMRSYPGIMSSQPSGAQLVAHGPSQSPLNTSFSSYAMPMPLQGYGGATSGNGYAQEHQNLSATNSVLTLKNFVEAPPMQASTTIGSTNSPFSPPLVPSLIASNVTLPNTVSSLTPEQLSMQPMNLPSLPTNSALSFPPGMLNANTLNMSSVPSLVQNVNNNEATNIDQFSQPRVAEIATTQSVFPVQKDTSALNSVSSNSLSSITPAATQAPLLPLQQPRQEFTEEFDFEAMNEKFKKDEVWGYLGKAKHRDNMESLHDDTIVCQTSGDQEGDGLATEADSKPAYNKDDFFDSISCNTTSRRGRNGQNRFSDRMKLDTETFGQFQQRNYPVYGGYGTGRGMNRNPYGWGRGYNPSGRGRGGYMR
- the LOC113707378 gene encoding protein decapping 5 isoform X1, coding for MAKESSDGKTATAPPPASSSAADSYIGSFISLTSKYEIRYEGVLYYLNPQDSTLGLKNVKSYGTEGRKKDGPQIPPSDKVYEYILFRGSDIKDLQVKSSPPAHVDEPIHNDPAIIQSQFATGPSSSAKPVPASSGSLTNYSPYMEAAAPNMRSYPGIMSSQPSGAQLVAHGPSQSPLNTSFSSYAMPMPLQGYGGATSGNGYAQEHQNLSATNSVLTLKNFVEAPPMQASTTIGSTNSPFSPPLVPSLIASNVTLPNTVSSLTPEQLSMQPMNLPSLPTNSALSFPPGMLNANTLNMSSVPSLVQNVNNNEATNIGMVVSDPGKNPAVSVSSAASSFGPLLKQSSILLTPDQFSQPRVAEIATTQSVFPVQKDTSALNSVSSNSLSSITPAATQAPLLPLQQPRQEFTEEFDFEAMNEKFKKDEVWGYLGKAKHRDNMESLHDDTIVCQTSGDQEGDGLATEADSKPAYNKDDFFDSISCNTTSRRGRNGQNRFSDRMKLDTETFGQFQQRNYPVYGGYGTGRGMNRNPYGWGRGYNPSGRGRGGYMR
- the LOC113707378 gene encoding protein decapping 5 isoform X3; protein product: MAKESSDGKTATAPPPASSSAADSYIGSFISLTSKYEIRYEGVLYYLNPQDSTLGLKNVKSYGTEGRKKDGPQIPPSDKVYEYILFRGSDIKDLQVKSSPPAHVDEPIHNDPAIIQSQFATGPSSSAKPVPASSGSLTNYSPYMEAAAPNMRSYPGIMSSQPSGAQLVAHGPSQSPLNTSFSSYAMPMPLQGYGGATSGNGYAQEHQNLSATNSVLTLKNFVEAPPMQASTTIGSTNSPFSPPLVPSLIASNVTLPNTVSSLTPEQLSMQPMNLPSLPTNSALSFPPGMLNANTLNMSSVPSLVQNVNNNEATNIGMVVSDPGKNPAVSVSSAASSFGPLLKQSSILLTPDQFSQPRVAEIATTQSVFPVQKDTSALNSVSSNSLSSITPAATQAPLLPLQQPRQEFTEEFDFEAMNEKFKKDEVWGYLGKAKHRDNMESLHDDTIVCQTSGDQEGDGLATEADSKVGVGRFSLTNCLHITRMISLTQYLAIRLPVEVGMDRIGFLTE